TTCTGAGATGCAAGCTAGTATTTCTCAAAGCTCAGATGCTAACGGTGCAATGGAAGAAATTCAGGGTATTATTACCCAAATATCTGATATGAGTAGCCAGATTGCTGCGGCGGCAGAACAACAACAAGCAACGGGCGCAGAGATATCCAACAACCTTAACCGTATCTCAGACATCAGTGACGAGAACTATCAAAGCATTGAAATTGTAACCAGCACCAGTGAAGAACTTGGTGAGTTAGCTGGCCAACAAGACTCACTAGTGAAGCGCTTTACCTTATAGCGTTAAGCTTTGTAATAGAAACACAATTAGAAAGGCTCCAATAGGAGCCTTTTTGTTATCTATATACTTCTGAAATAGCGCCTTTACCAACGCCTTCGTAGGCAATAACCTTTAAGCTATGTCCTTCCATCACCTTGGCTAAAGTAGATGCAATATATGCAGCTAAGTTTTCTACAGTAGTCTCACAAGGCAGAATATCTGTTTCTTGTTTTGGCAGTACCAGTTCAAAGAAACCTTGCGGCGATTGATAGGCAAAGGCGTAATGCTCTTGCCAGGCCTGTTGCTGATAAAAGCTAATATCCTGTTGGCTAATCTCGTCACTTTCGCTACCAAGGTAAATATTGCGCCACTTCATTGCCCAACTGGTAGCTAAATCAATGTCATATTCGCCATCAACCTGAATTTCGATGGTAGAGCGATGCCCGTGAGCGATACGCTGGCAGTTGCCATCGTGCTTTTTCAAGCCGTGACTGTAGTGATAATAAGGACCATCGATAGATTCATGGCGTAAAGTAATGCCCAAATCTTGAATATTAGATGGCAGTTGTTCCAATACTACACTTTTTACATAGGCAGTTAAGGCGTCGTTACTCACCTCTACCGAATCAATAAAAGTGTAAGCTTCGTCGGGGCAACGTAAATGAATGCTCTTGCCTTGCGGTCGCATAAAGTCTAACTGGGTATAACCCCCACTAGCGTTAACTTTGCATAGCGGTGAGCGACTAGGTACCAGCAGTTTGTGATCAACTTTTTCGTCAATTAAGCGCTTAATCAGTTTTTTTACTTGACCAAAATCTAACAACATATCCATATCATTAAGTGAACCACCTAATTCAATGTCTAC
The Agarivorans aestuarii DNA segment above includes these coding regions:
- a CDS encoding 6-carboxytetrahydropterin synthase, with product MKLFVKDLTVIDSTYLCPDRGLVGESWLVDIELGGSLNDMDMLLDFGQVKKLIKRLIDEKVDHKLLVPSRSPLCKVNASGGYTQLDFMRPQGKSIHLRCPDEAYTFIDSVEVSNDALTAYVKSVVLEQLPSNIQDLGITLRHESIDGPYYHYSHGLKKHDGNCQRIAHGHRSTIEIQVDGEYDIDLATSWAMKWRNIYLGSESDEISQQDISFYQQQAWQEHYAFAYQSPQGFFELVLPKQETDILPCETTVENLAAYIASTLAKVMEGHSLKVIAYEGVGKGAISEVYR